The following DNA comes from Candidatus Deferrimicrobiaceae bacterium.
GGAGAGATGGGAGGAGCAGCAGAGCTCCTTGCCGCAAGGGCCGATCCCCCCCACCATCCTCGCCTCGTCGCGGACGCCGACCTGGCGCATCTCGATGCGGGTGCGCAGTTCGTGGGCCAGGTCCTTGACCAGCTCCCGGAAATCGATCCGGCCGTCCGCCGTGAAGTAGAAGATCGCCTTGCTCCGGTCGAGGAGAACCTCGGTCCGCACGAGCTTCATCGGGAGCTTTCTCGATTCGATCCGGGAGAGGCAATAGGCATGGGCGTCCGTCTCGCGCCGGGCGTTTTCCTGGTGCGCGTGGAGGTCGTCGGCGGAGGCCGTCCGGACCACCTTCGGGAACGGGGCCTTGCGCGAGGCGAGGGATACGCCGTCGATCCGCTGGACGACTTCCCCCAGGACCGGGCCGCGCTCGGTCATCACGACCGCGTAGTCCCCCTTGCCGAGAGGGATCCCGGTGCAGTCGTAATGGCTCGTCTTGCACAAGCCGCGGAGCCGGATGCCCGCCAGATCCATTTCGGAACCTACCCCTTCCCGTGAAATTCGAACAAAAATGCCTCCACCATGAGCTGCTTCTGCGCCTGAGGAGGCATGCGGGACATGGAAAGAAGCGCCTGGAGCGCACGGCTCCACCCCTCCGGGGTCTTGCGGCCGGCGGCGGCCCGCAGCGCGTCCTTCAAATCCTCGTTTATTATACCCATTTCCGCGCGGGAAGATA
Coding sequences within:
- the ricT gene encoding regulatory iron-sulfur-containing complex subunit RicT, encoding MDLAGIRLRGLCKTSHYDCTGIPLGKGDYAVVMTERGPVLGEVVQRIDGVSLASRKAPFPKVVRTASADDLHAHQENARRETDAHAYCLSRIESRKLPMKLVRTEVLLDRSKAIFYFTADGRIDFRELVKDLAHELRTRIEMRQVGVRDEARMVGGIGPCGKELCCSSHLSDFEPITVKMAKDQGLALNPAKLSGVCGRLMCCLIYEHDSYTRNRACGTCAADRNVPEPQASEGTEDLSFRFGDEEGS